One Fontisphaera persica DNA window includes the following coding sequences:
- a CDS encoding glutamate synthase subunit beta, whose product MGKPTGFLEFVRELPPEVPPLERIRNWDEFHLPFPEEKLRDQGARCMDCGTPFCHTGMLLAGMASGCPINNLIPEWNDLVYRGLWKEALQRLHKTNNFPEFTGRVCPAPCEGACVLGIIEPPVTIKSIECAIADKGFDMGWITPEPPPRRTGKKVAVVGSGPAGLAAAAQLNKAGHTVTVFERADRIGGLLMYGIPNMKLDKRVVQRRVDLMAREGVSFVTNTEVGRNYPAEKLLREFDAVILCCGATKPRDLPIEGRQLKGVHFAMEYLTANTRSLLDSQHQDGRFISARDKDVIVIGGGDTGTDCVGTAIRQGCKSVLQLEILPRPLDQRPADNPWPQWPKTFKVDYGQEEAAALSGEDPRKFRITATKFLGDEHGAVRGVRTVLVDWKKDEQGRMVPQPIPGTEHTYPAQLVLLAMGFLGPEDGLIQQLGLDRDARSNVKAEHGKFATNVRGVFVAGDMRRGQSLVVWAINEGRGAARECDRYLMGKTVLP is encoded by the coding sequence ATGGGCAAGCCAACTGGATTTCTTGAGTTTGTGCGTGAATTGCCACCGGAGGTGCCACCCCTGGAGCGCATTCGCAACTGGGATGAATTCCATTTGCCGTTTCCGGAGGAAAAATTGCGAGACCAGGGAGCGCGGTGCATGGACTGCGGCACGCCGTTTTGTCACACCGGCATGCTGCTGGCCGGCATGGCCTCCGGGTGCCCGATCAACAACCTGATTCCGGAGTGGAATGATTTGGTTTATCGCGGGCTGTGGAAGGAAGCCTTGCAGCGCCTGCACAAGACCAACAACTTTCCGGAGTTCACCGGCCGCGTTTGTCCGGCGCCGTGTGAAGGGGCATGTGTGCTGGGCATCATTGAGCCGCCGGTGACCATTAAAAGCATTGAGTGCGCCATTGCCGACAAGGGTTTCGACATGGGGTGGATCACCCCCGAGCCGCCACCGCGCCGCACGGGCAAAAAGGTGGCGGTGGTGGGTTCTGGCCCGGCGGGGCTTGCGGCGGCCGCCCAGTTGAACAAGGCTGGGCATACGGTCACGGTTTTTGAGCGGGCGGACCGGATTGGCGGATTGCTCATGTACGGCATCCCCAACATGAAGCTCGACAAGCGCGTGGTGCAACGGCGGGTGGATTTGATGGCGCGCGAGGGAGTTAGTTTTGTCACCAACACCGAGGTGGGGCGCAATTATCCGGCAGAAAAGTTGTTGCGCGAGTTCGACGCCGTCATCCTGTGTTGCGGGGCCACCAAGCCGCGGGATTTGCCCATTGAGGGGCGGCAGCTTAAAGGGGTGCACTTTGCGATGGAGTATTTGACCGCCAACACGCGCAGCCTGCTCGACTCGCAGCATCAGGATGGGCGGTTTATTTCGGCACGCGACAAGGATGTCATTGTGATTGGGGGCGGGGACACGGGCACTGACTGCGTGGGCACGGCCATTCGGCAGGGCTGCAAGAGTGTGTTGCAACTGGAAATTCTGCCGCGCCCGCTGGACCAGCGTCCGGCGGATAATCCGTGGCCGCAATGGCCGAAGACATTCAAAGTGGATTACGGGCAGGAAGAAGCCGCCGCCCTCAGCGGGGAGGACCCGCGCAAGTTCCGCATTACGGCCACCAAGTTCCTGGGGGATGAGCATGGGGCGGTGCGCGGGGTGCGCACGGTGTTGGTGGATTGGAAGAAGGATGAGCAAGGGCGCATGGTGCCGCAGCCGATTCCCGGCACGGAGCATACGTACCCGGCGCAACTGGTGTTGCTGGCCATGGGCTTCCTGGGGCCCGAGGATGGCTTGATTCAACAGCTTGGGCTGGACCGCGATGCCCGCTCCAATGTCAAGGCGGAGCACGGCAAGTTTGCCACCAATGTACGGGGGGTGTTTGTGGCTGGCGACATGCGCCGTGGACAGAGCCTGGTGGTATGGGCGATTAACGAGGGGCGGGGCGCCGCGCGCGAGTGTGATCGCTATCTCATGGGCAAGACGGTATTGCCTTAA